A genomic window from Synechococcus sp. CBW1107 includes:
- the ubiE gene encoding bifunctional demethylmenaquinone methyltransferase/2-methoxy-6-polyprenyl-1,4-benzoquinol methylase UbiE, which translates to MKPGDPQAVRELFEAIAPRYDQLNDWLSLGLHRLWKRQAVLWLRPGPGQHLIDLCCGTGDLALVLAGKVRPGGQVLGLDAAAAPLQVAAARAARQPWLPLQWRQGDALATGLPSESFDGAVMAYGLRNLADPAAALSELRRLLRPGGRAAVLDFNRPDPGSPAGAAAAAFQRLYLRRIVVPTARLFDLPEQYAYLEASLQRFPSAAAQVELARAAGFRTARHRSLAGGQMGLLQLLA; encoded by the coding sequence TTGAAGCCCGGTGATCCCCAGGCGGTGCGCGAGCTCTTCGAGGCCATCGCCCCCCGCTACGACCAGCTCAACGACTGGCTCTCCCTCGGGCTGCATCGCCTCTGGAAGCGCCAGGCGGTTCTCTGGCTGCGCCCGGGGCCCGGCCAGCACCTGATCGATCTCTGCTGCGGCACCGGCGATCTGGCCCTGGTGCTGGCCGGCAAGGTGCGCCCCGGCGGGCAGGTGCTCGGTCTCGATGCCGCCGCCGCTCCCCTGCAGGTGGCGGCCGCCCGGGCGGCGCGCCAGCCCTGGCTGCCGCTGCAGTGGCGTCAGGGGGATGCCCTCGCCACCGGGCTGCCCTCCGAGTCCTTCGATGGGGCGGTGATGGCCTACGGCCTGCGCAACCTGGCCGATCCGGCCGCGGCCCTCAGCGAGCTGCGTCGGTTGCTGCGCCCGGGCGGACGGGCGGCGGTGCTGGATTTCAACCGTCCGGATCCCGGCAGCCCGGCCGGGGCCGCGGCGGCGGCTTTCCAGCGCCTCTACCTGCGCCGGATCGTGGTGCCCACCGCCCGGCTGTTCGATCTGCCCGAGCAGTACGCCTACCTGGAGGCGAGCCTGCAGCGCTTTCCCAGCGCCGCCGCCCAGGTGGAGCTGGCCCGCGCCGCCGGCTTCAGAACCGCCCGCCACCGCAGCCTGGCCGGCGGCCAGATGGGCCTGCTGCAGCTGCTGGCCTGA
- the hisF gene encoding imidazole glycerol phosphate synthase subunit HisF, with amino-acid sequence MVARRIIPCLDVADGRVVKGVNFVGLRDAGDPVELACRYDAAGADELVFLDIAASHQGRRTLVDLVRRTAEAVTIPFTVGGGISAVEGITELLRAGADKVSLNSSAVARPELIGEGARRFGCQCIVVAIDARRRTDGSGWDVYVKGGRQNTGLDAVAWARRAVALGSGEILLTSMDGDGTQAGYDLELTRAVAEAVEVPVIASGGAGSIDHIAAALLEGRAAAALLASLLHDGVLTVQEIKTDLLGRGLELRPLEAESLALAAAGQGPTAGRKLSLH; translated from the coding sequence ATGGTGGCCCGGCGCATCATTCCCTGCCTCGACGTGGCCGACGGCCGGGTGGTCAAGGGCGTCAATTTCGTCGGCCTGCGCGATGCCGGTGATCCCGTGGAGCTCGCCTGCCGCTACGACGCCGCCGGCGCCGATGAGCTGGTCTTCCTCGACATCGCCGCCAGCCACCAGGGCCGCCGCACCCTGGTGGATCTGGTGCGCCGCACCGCCGAGGCCGTCACCATCCCCTTCACCGTGGGCGGCGGCATCAGTGCCGTGGAGGGCATCACCGAGCTGCTGCGCGCCGGGGCCGACAAGGTGAGCCTCAACTCCTCGGCGGTGGCGCGGCCGGAGCTGATCGGCGAGGGCGCCCGTCGCTTCGGCTGCCAGTGCATCGTCGTGGCGATCGATGCCCGCCGCCGCACCGATGGCTCCGGCTGGGATGTCTACGTCAAGGGAGGGCGCCAGAACACCGGCCTGGATGCCGTGGCCTGGGCGCGGCGGGCGGTGGCCCTCGGCTCCGGGGAGATCCTGCTCACGTCCATGGATGGCGACGGCACCCAGGCCGGCTACGACCTGGAGCTCACCCGCGCCGTGGCCGAGGCGGTGGAGGTGCCGGTGATCGCCTCCGGCGGCGCCGGCAGCATCGATCACATCGCCGCCGCCCTCCTTGAGGGCAGGGCGGCGGCGGCGCTGCTGGCCTCCCTGCTCCACGACGGTGTGCTCACGGTGCAGGAGATCAAGACGGATCTGCTGGGGCGGGGGCTGGAGCTGCGGCCGCTGGAGGCGGAGTCGCTGGCCCTGGCCGCTGCGGGCCAGGGCCCCACGGCGGGCCGCAAGCTGTCGTTACATTGA
- a CDS encoding DUF2862 domain-containing protein — protein sequence MSQAATSGPSSAVKIGSKVRITRVRDQIPAELVETLQSDATGTVRDFKMTDGSGIGVVVELSNGSTGWFFDDEIAAV from the coding sequence ATGTCCCAGGCTGCCACCTCAGGCCCCTCGAGTGCCGTGAAGATCGGTTCGAAGGTGCGGATCACGCGGGTGCGTGATCAGATCCCCGCCGAGCTGGTCGAAACCCTGCAGAGCGATGCCACCGGCACCGTCCGCGACTTCAAGATGACCGACGGCAGCGGCATCGGCGTGGTGGTGGAGCTGTCCAACGGCAGCACCGGCTGGTTCTTCGACGACGAAATCGCCGCGGTCTGA
- the chlG gene encoding chlorophyll synthase ChlG: MKGASGTSSLWKLRLQLMKPVTWIPLIWGVICGAAASGNFHWTLPEVSASLACMMMSGPLLAGYTQTINDYYDREIDAINEPYRPIPSGAISLPQVKLQIWVLLIAGLAVAWGLDLWAGHRTPVLLLLALGGSFVSFIYSAPPLKLKQNGWLGNYALGASYIALPWWAGQALFGRLTWTTALLTLAYSLAGLGIAVVNDFKSVEGDRALGLQSLPVVFGIQRASWISAGMIDLFQLAMVAVLIAIGQNFAAVLLVLLIVPQITFQDIWLLRDPVAFDVKYQASAQPFLVLGMLVTALAIGHSNLTVVM, encoded by the coding sequence ATGAAGGGTGCCAGCGGCACCAGTTCCCTCTGGAAGCTGCGGCTGCAGCTGATGAAGCCCGTCACCTGGATCCCCCTGATCTGGGGTGTGATCTGCGGCGCGGCGGCTTCGGGCAACTTCCACTGGACACTGCCCGAGGTGAGCGCGTCACTGGCCTGCATGATGATGAGCGGCCCGCTGCTGGCCGGCTACACCCAGACGATCAACGACTACTACGACCGCGAGATCGACGCGATCAACGAGCCCTACCGGCCGATTCCCTCGGGCGCCATCAGCCTGCCCCAGGTGAAGCTTCAGATCTGGGTGCTGCTGATCGCGGGCCTGGCCGTGGCCTGGGGCCTGGATCTCTGGGCCGGCCATCGCACGCCGGTGCTGCTGCTCCTGGCCCTGGGGGGCTCCTTCGTGAGCTTCATCTACTCGGCGCCGCCGCTGAAGCTGAAGCAGAACGGCTGGCTGGGCAACTACGCCCTCGGCGCCAGCTACATCGCCCTGCCCTGGTGGGCGGGTCAGGCCCTCTTCGGCCGGCTCACCTGGACCACGGCCCTGCTCACCCTCGCCTACAGCCTGGCCGGCCTGGGCATCGCGGTGGTGAACGATTTCAAGAGCGTGGAGGGCGACCGGGCCCTGGGGCTGCAGAGCCTGCCGGTGGTGTTCGGCATCCAGCGGGCCAGCTGGATCAGCGCCGGCATGATCGACCTGTTCCAGCTGGCGATGGTGGCGGTGCTGATCGCCATCGGCCAGAACTTCGCGGCGGTACTGCTGGTGCTGCTGATCGTTCCCCAGATCACCTTCCAGGACATCTGGCTGCTGCGGGATCCGGTGGCCTTCGATGTGAAATATCAGGCGAGCGCCCAGCCCTTCCTGGTGCTGGGGATGCTGGTCACGGCTCTGGCGATCGGTCACAGCAACCTGACCGTGGTGATGTGA
- a CDS encoding transglycosylase domain-containing protein, whose protein sequence is MSNRRLRLLLVAAFAVAAGGATALGVYTLVRGVDSLLPDARRISTFNRPGTVTILSADGEVLQKLGPATRDKVPSGQMPELVKEAFIAAEDRRFYQHGGVDPTGIMRAMVRNLSRGSVEEGASTITQQLARTVFLSQDRTLIRKLKEAALAGKLERQLSKQQILEQYLNYVYLGSSAYGVADAAWIYFSKTPDQLTLPEAALIAGLPPAPSVYSPLVNPELALQRRGVVLERMAQAGFIDSGELAEARATPLELKPALPKYWNSRAPFFTGWVAQELPKVLSAEQLEVGGLTIRSSLNLAWQEEAQKVIDASAYGGMEGALVTVEPGTGLVRAMVGGKDFNKSQFNRATQALRSPGSTFKLFVYLSALKAGMKPEDTVVDAKRCFAGYCPKNFGDRYLGRVSLATALQNSLNTVAVSLLQQVGFDKVIATAQSLGITRELGRFYPMALGAYEQTVLDMTTAYAAVINRGVFVPATPFEEISGPNGELLWSRRVDGDKGRRAVDSTFADAMVWMLQRVVTGGTGGAASLPGRPVAGKTGTSEGARDLWFIGGIPQLTTGIWLGYDNNRKTGSDSGSAAAAWGRYMAVVVKDLPVRQFPPKPVLTGTFKPTKQAKSTFQPGRPSNLPTPGEERDRQEPSAAPPPSEPGRDLPPLPELPEAPTPSQPSRGSGRDSAPGPEPTPARQAPPPVPPPVNPSFPVAPPPVAPPPVAPPPVPPPPVP, encoded by the coding sequence GTGAGCAACCGCCGGCTGCGCTTGCTTCTGGTCGCGGCCTTCGCCGTGGCCGCGGGAGGCGCCACGGCTCTGGGGGTGTACACCCTGGTGAGGGGGGTGGACAGCCTGCTGCCCGACGCGCGCCGGATCAGCACCTTCAACCGACCGGGCACGGTGACGATCCTCTCGGCCGATGGGGAGGTGCTGCAGAAGCTGGGTCCGGCCACGCGCGACAAGGTGCCCAGCGGCCAGATGCCGGAGCTGGTGAAGGAGGCCTTCATCGCCGCCGAGGACCGCCGCTTCTACCAGCACGGCGGTGTCGACCCCACCGGCATCATGCGGGCGATGGTGCGCAACCTGAGCCGGGGCTCGGTGGAGGAGGGGGCGAGCACGATCACCCAGCAGCTGGCGCGAACGGTGTTCCTCAGCCAGGACCGCACCCTGATCCGCAAGCTGAAGGAAGCCGCCCTGGCCGGAAAGCTGGAGAGGCAGCTGAGCAAGCAGCAGATCCTCGAGCAGTACCTCAACTACGTGTATCTGGGCTCCAGCGCCTACGGCGTGGCCGATGCGGCCTGGATCTACTTCTCCAAGACCCCCGACCAGCTGACCCTGCCGGAGGCGGCGCTGATCGCGGGGCTGCCGCCGGCGCCCTCGGTGTATTCACCGCTGGTGAACCCTGAGCTGGCTCTGCAGCGCCGCGGCGTGGTGCTGGAGCGGATGGCCCAGGCCGGCTTCATCGACTCCGGGGAGCTGGCGGAGGCCAGGGCCACGCCGCTGGAGCTGAAGCCCGCCCTGCCGAAGTACTGGAACAGCCGCGCCCCGTTCTTCACCGGCTGGGTGGCCCAGGAGCTGCCCAAGGTGCTGAGCGCCGAGCAGCTGGAAGTGGGGGGTCTGACGATCCGCAGCAGCCTCAACCTGGCCTGGCAGGAGGAGGCCCAGAAGGTCATCGATGCCAGCGCCTACGGCGGCATGGAGGGGGCCCTGGTGACCGTGGAGCCCGGCACCGGCCTGGTGCGGGCGATGGTGGGCGGCAAGGACTTCAACAAGAGCCAGTTCAACCGCGCCACCCAGGCCCTGCGCTCACCCGGCTCCACCTTCAAGCTGTTTGTCTATCTGTCCGCCCTGAAGGCCGGCATGAAGCCGGAGGACACGGTGGTGGACGCCAAGCGCTGCTTCGCGGGGTACTGCCCCAAGAACTTCGGCGACCGCTACCTGGGACGGGTGTCGCTGGCCACGGCGCTGCAGAACTCGCTCAACACCGTGGCGGTGAGCCTGCTCCAGCAGGTGGGCTTCGACAAGGTGATCGCCACGGCCCAGAGCCTGGGCATCACGCGGGAGCTGGGGCGCTTCTACCCGATGGCCCTCGGCGCCTACGAGCAGACCGTGCTGGACATGACCACGGCCTACGCGGCGGTGATCAACCGGGGTGTGTTCGTGCCGGCGACACCGTTCGAGGAGATCAGCGGTCCCAACGGTGAGCTGCTCTGGAGCCGCCGGGTGGATGGCGACAAGGGTCGGCGGGCGGTGGACAGCACTTTCGCCGACGCCATGGTGTGGATGCTGCAGCGGGTGGTGACCGGCGGCACCGGCGGCGCCGCCTCCCTGCCCGGCCGCCCCGTGGCGGGCAAGACGGGCACCTCGGAGGGGGCCCGCGACCTCTGGTTCATCGGCGGCATCCCCCAGCTCACCACCGGCATCTGGCTGGGCTACGACAACAACCGCAAGACCGGCAGTGACAGCGGTTCGGCCGCCGCGGCCTGGGGCCGCTACATGGCGGTGGTGGTGAAGGACCTGCCGGTGCGGCAGTTCCCGCCCAAGCCGGTGCTGACCGGCACGTTCAAACCCACCAAACAGGCCAAGTCCACCTTCCAGCCGGGGCGGCCCAGCAACCTGCCCACCCCCGGCGAAGAGCGCGACCGGCAGGAGCCGTCCGCGGCGCCACCGCCGAGCGAGCCCGGCCGCGACCTGCCTCCCCTGCCCGAACTGCCGGAAGCACCGACCCCGAGCCAGCCGTCCAGGGGCTCCGGCCGCGACTCGGCTCCCGGCCCCGAGCCCACACCGGCCCGCCAGGCACCACCCCCGGTGCCGCCGCCGGTGAACCCCTCCTTCCCGGTGGCCCCGCCACCGGTGGCCCCACCGCCCGTGGCGCCACCACCGGTGCCGCCGCCGCCCGTTCCCTGA
- a CDS encoding 16S rRNA (cytosine(967)-C(5))-methyltransferase — protein MSATSAAPATPSPDPAAIGLEARRVAWRVLQAVAAGAYTDLALERELRRSPLAPADRGLATELACGAIRQRALLDGWIDALGKVSAERQPPPLRWLLHLGLYQLLFTARVPASAAVSTTVEIAKRDGLARLAPVVNGLLRACLRRRQPLAAGAAPWEPLPVPADPAASLALRGSLPPWLAAGLLEWLPPEGAEAFALAANQPPALDLRVNHLRVSREQVIEALAAAGVSAEPLPGLPWGLSLGGRSGDLRSLPGYADGHWSVQDRTAQTIAPLLDPQPGERLLDACAAPGGKSTHLAELIGDAGTVVAVDRSEGRLRRLRDNARRLGLSAIEPLTADAAVPGAIGGLPFDRILLDAPCSGLGTLARHPDARWRMTPAGISELVALQRSLLEAMLPLLAPAGRLVYATCTVHPGENSALIAGFLAEHAGWRLLSQQQHWPAPQAGDGFYAAVLQSPG, from the coding sequence TTGAGCGCCACCTCAGCCGCCCCAGCCACGCCGTCCCCGGACCCCGCCGCGATCGGGCTGGAGGCCCGGCGCGTGGCCTGGCGCGTGCTGCAGGCCGTTGCGGCCGGCGCCTACACCGACCTCGCCCTGGAACGGGAGCTGCGCCGTTCCCCCCTGGCGCCCGCCGATCGCGGCCTGGCCACGGAGCTGGCCTGCGGCGCCATCCGCCAGCGGGCCCTGCTCGATGGCTGGATCGATGCCCTCGGCAAGGTGAGCGCCGAGCGTCAGCCGCCGCCGCTGCGCTGGTTGCTGCACCTCGGCCTCTACCAGCTGCTGTTCACGGCCCGGGTGCCGGCCTCGGCGGCGGTGAGCACCACCGTCGAGATCGCCAAGCGTGATGGCCTGGCCCGGCTGGCGCCGGTGGTGAACGGCCTGCTGCGGGCCTGCCTGCGCCGGCGGCAGCCCCTGGCCGCCGGCGCCGCCCCCTGGGAGCCCCTCCCTGTTCCCGCTGATCCCGCCGCCTCCCTGGCCCTGCGCGGCTCCCTGCCCCCCTGGCTGGCCGCCGGGCTGCTGGAGTGGCTGCCGCCGGAAGGGGCCGAGGCCTTCGCCCTGGCGGCCAACCAGCCCCCCGCCCTGGATCTGCGCGTGAACCACCTGCGCGTCAGCCGCGAGCAGGTGATCGAGGCCCTCGCCGCCGCCGGCGTCAGCGCCGAACCCCTGCCCGGCCTGCCCTGGGGTCTCAGCCTCGGGGGCCGCAGCGGTGATCTGCGCTCCCTGCCCGGCTACGCCGACGGTCACTGGAGTGTCCAGGACCGCACGGCCCAGACGATCGCCCCCCTGCTCGATCCCCAGCCCGGGGAGCGGCTGCTCGATGCCTGCGCCGCCCCCGGCGGCAAGAGCACCCACCTGGCGGAGCTGATCGGTGATGCCGGCACCGTGGTGGCGGTCGACCGCTCCGAAGGCCGCCTGCGCCGCCTGCGCGACAACGCCCGCCGTCTGGGCCTGAGCGCGATCGAGCCGCTCACCGCCGATGCCGCCGTTCCCGGAGCCATCGGCGGCCTGCCCTTCGATCGCATCCTGCTCGATGCCCCCTGCTCGGGCCTGGGCACCCTGGCCCGCCACCCCGATGCCCGCTGGCGCATGACGCCGGCCGGCATCAGCGAGCTGGTGGCCCTGCAGCGCAGCCTGCTGGAGGCGATGCTGCCGCTGCTGGCTCCCGCCGGCCGGCTGGTGTACGCCACCTGCACCGTGCACCCCGGCGAGAACAGTGCCCTGATCGCTGGCTTCCTGGCGGAGCATGCCGGCTGGCGGCTGCTCTCCCAGCAGCAGCACTGGCCGGCGCCCCAGGCTGGCGACGGGTTCTATGCGGCGGTGCTGCAATCCCCGGGCTGA
- a CDS encoding MGMT family protein, which produces MVDGTPGFDQRVWEAVMLVPAGRLATYGQIAEWIGAYGCARQVGWALRRLPLPSEVPWHRIVNARGCISLSPSREGSDWMQRQLLIGEGIPVDEQGRLPLRRYLWRPPPPAV; this is translated from the coding sequence ATGGTTGATGGCACTCCGGGCTTCGATCAGCGGGTGTGGGAGGCCGTGATGCTTGTTCCCGCCGGCCGGCTCGCCACCTACGGCCAGATCGCCGAGTGGATCGGCGCCTACGGCTGCGCCCGCCAGGTGGGCTGGGCCCTGCGTCGCCTGCCCCTGCCCTCGGAGGTCCCCTGGCACCGGATCGTCAATGCCCGCGGCTGCATCAGCCTCAGCCCCTCCCGCGAAGGCAGCGACTGGATGCAGCGGCAGCTGCTGATCGGTGAGGGCATTCCGGTGGATGAGCAGGGCCGTCTGCCGCTGCGGCGCTATCTCTGGAGACCGCCGCCCCCCGCCGTTTGA
- a CDS encoding S1C family serine protease → MMHSNSRISRSAWGLKLGAAGLALTLSGCGLVRATAEAPSARVAAATLPAPAARAEAIEPSSCAAGRQSAEEVFRSARDGVAVVSTGSGLGSAFVVAQQNGMTYLATNAHVVDGSEVVRLKWVDGSSDRARVVARGSGEAPTSDLALLAVEGQRGKVLRMRDQSSAVGQEVFVIGAPKGLEFSLSRGVVSSLRGNDQILQIDAAVNPGNSGGPVLDAGNCVAGIATFKFGDSEGLNFAVSSQVVREFLAQLPAKGQSETARGPETARGPETDSDDDTVCLFRAAGGEEEQIPCRINRVSGRNGGTLYDLAWADGSRNAYAFFRDGRVAIRAEDEGGRARNDEGTFRRFEGGVAVRSSGDSLAFIPGLDPVLN, encoded by the coding sequence ATGATGCACAGCAACAGCAGAATCAGCCGCAGCGCCTGGGGGCTGAAGCTGGGGGCCGCCGGCCTCGCCCTGACGCTCTCGGGCTGCGGCCTGGTGCGCGCCACCGCCGAGGCGCCGTCGGCGAGAGTCGCGGCCGCCACGCTGCCCGCACCGGCCGCCAGGGCGGAGGCGATCGAGCCCAGCTCCTGCGCCGCGGGCCGCCAGAGCGCCGAGGAGGTGTTCCGCTCGGCCCGGGACGGGGTGGCGGTGGTGTCAACGGGCAGCGGCCTGGGCAGCGCCTTCGTGGTGGCCCAGCAGAACGGCATGACCTATCTGGCCACCAATGCCCACGTGGTGGACGGCAGCGAGGTGGTGCGGCTGAAGTGGGTGGACGGCAGCAGCGACCGGGCCCGGGTGGTGGCGCGCGGATCGGGCGAGGCACCCACCAGCGACCTGGCGCTGCTGGCGGTGGAAGGCCAGCGCGGCAAGGTGCTGCGCATGCGCGATCAGTCGTCGGCGGTGGGCCAGGAGGTGTTCGTGATCGGTGCCCCGAAGGGCCTGGAGTTCAGCCTCAGCCGCGGTGTGGTGAGCAGCCTGCGCGGCAACGACCAGATCCTGCAGATCGATGCGGCGGTGAACCCGGGCAACTCCGGCGGGCCGGTGCTGGATGCGGGCAACTGCGTGGCCGGGATCGCCACCTTCAAGTTCGGCGACAGCGAGGGGCTGAACTTCGCGGTGTCGTCGCAGGTGGTGCGCGAGTTCCTGGCGCAGCTGCCGGCGAAGGGCCAATCAGAGACCGCCCGCGGGCCCGAGACCGCTCGTGGCCCTGAGACCGACAGCGACGACGACACGGTCTGCCTGTTCCGCGCCGCGGGCGGTGAGGAGGAGCAGATCCCCTGCCGCATCAACCGCGTGAGCGGCCGCAACGGCGGCACCCTCTACGACCTGGCCTGGGCCGATGGCTCCCGCAACGCCTATGCCTTCTTCCGCGACGGGCGCGTGGCGATCCGCGCCGAGGACGAGGGCGGCCGGGCTCGCAACGATGAGGGCACCTTCCGCCGCTTCGAGGGGGGTGTGGCGGTGCGCAGCAGCGGCGACAGCCTCGCCTTCATCCCCGGGCTGGATCCGGTGCTGAACTGA
- the trmH gene encoding tRNA (guanosine(18)-2'-O)-methyltransferase TrmH, whose product MPLLPRRFERIRAVLDRRMADLTVVLEAVDKPHNLSAILRSCDAVGVLEAHVVSLKGRPRTFNSTAQGSQKWVPLRPHERVEEVLGQLKQRGFRLYGTQLGTEAVDYRQCDFRGPTAFLLGAEKWGLSEAAAAMVDQALFIPTGGMVQSLNVSVAAAVLLFEALRQRQAAGLVPEAGEGLPPGARDGLLFEWAYPQVAEWCRRQGRPYPALTAEGEISEELPRSLKLRC is encoded by the coding sequence ATGCCCCTGCTGCCCCGCCGCTTCGAGCGGATCCGCGCCGTGCTCGACCGGCGCATGGCCGATCTCACGGTGGTGCTGGAGGCGGTGGACAAGCCTCACAACCTCTCGGCGATCCTGCGTAGCTGCGATGCGGTGGGGGTGCTGGAGGCCCATGTGGTGAGCCTCAAGGGCCGACCGCGCACCTTCAACAGCACCGCCCAGGGCAGCCAGAAGTGGGTGCCGCTGCGCCCCCACGAGCGGGTGGAGGAGGTGCTGGGCCAGCTGAAGCAGCGGGGCTTCCGGCTCTACGGCACCCAGCTGGGCACCGAGGCCGTGGACTACCGCCAGTGCGACTTCCGCGGCCCCACGGCCTTCCTGCTGGGGGCGGAGAAGTGGGGCCTGAGCGAAGCGGCGGCGGCGATGGTGGATCAGGCCCTGTTCATCCCCACCGGCGGCATGGTGCAGTCGCTGAATGTGTCGGTGGCGGCGGCGGTGCTGCTGTTCGAGGCGCTGCGGCAGCGGCAGGCGGCGGGTCTGGTGCCCGAGGCCGGTGAAGGGCTGCCGCCCGGGGCCCGCGACGGGCTGCTGTTCGAGTGGGCCTACCCGCAGGTGGCGGAGTGGTGCCGGCGCCAGGGGCGCCCCTATCCTGCGCTCACGGCCGAGGGGGAGATCAGCGAGGAGCTGCCCCGCAGCCTGAAGCTGCGCTGCTGA
- a CDS encoding ABC transporter permease: MTTQPSSGLLRRWRPTDLSGRMARWGLVIVLVYGLIALLTPLLIHLGLLADPNSGLENPIYATPSLQHWCGTDRLGRDVCVRTLSGAGVALQVVLLALVVALVIGVPLGMLSGYLGGWFDRVLVLLMDTLYTLPVLLLSVVLAFLLGRGLPNAAAALCVVYIPQYFRVVRNQTAQVKAELYIDAARTLGAGPLWILRRYLFRNVITSVPVLLTLNAADAVLVLGGLGFLGLGLPETIPEWGGDLQQALTAVPTGIWWTALYPGLAMFVLVLGLSFLGEGLEAWVSGGDGGRGA, translated from the coding sequence ATGACCACCCAGCCGAGCTCCGGGCTTCTGCGCCGTTGGCGGCCCACCGACCTCTCCGGTCGCATGGCCCGCTGGGGGCTCGTGATCGTGCTGGTCTACGGGCTGATCGCCCTGCTCACGCCGCTGCTGATCCACCTGGGCCTGCTGGCCGACCCCAACAGCGGCCTGGAGAATCCGATCTACGCCACCCCGTCGCTGCAGCACTGGTGCGGCACCGACCGGCTCGGGCGCGACGTCTGCGTGCGCACCCTCTCCGGCGCCGGCGTGGCGCTGCAGGTGGTGCTGCTGGCGCTGGTGGTGGCCCTGGTGATCGGCGTGCCCCTGGGGATGCTCAGCGGCTACCTCGGCGGCTGGTTCGACCGGGTGCTGGTGCTGCTGATGGACACCCTCTACACCCTGCCGGTGCTGCTGCTCTCGGTGGTGCTGGCCTTCCTGCTGGGCCGGGGCCTGCCCAATGCCGCCGCCGCCCTCTGCGTGGTGTACATCCCCCAGTACTTCCGGGTGGTGCGCAACCAGACCGCCCAGGTGAAGGCCGAGCTCTACATCGATGCCGCCCGCACCCTCGGGGCCGGACCGCTCTGGATCCTGCGCCGGTATCTCTTCCGCAACGTGATCACCTCGGTGCCGGTGCTGCTCACCCTCAACGCCGCCGATGCGGTGCTGGTGCTCGGGGGCCTCGGCTTCCTCGGCCTCGGCCTGCCGGAAACCATCCCCGAGTGGGGCGGCGACCTCCAGCAGGCCCTCACCGCCGTGCCCACCGGCATCTGGTGGACCGCCCTCTACCCCGGTCTGGCCATGTTCGTGCTGGTGCTGGGGCTCTCATTCCTGGGGGAAGGGCTGGAGGCCTGGGTGAGTGGCGGCGATGGGGGGCGCGGGGCCTAG
- a CDS encoding MoxR family ATPase: MTRSPLQPVIAAIGGVLLGKERAVKLALACLLARGHLLIEDLPGVGKSTLAEALARSFGLGFKRVSFTSDLLPADLTGINVFEPASAGFRFHPGPLFSEVLLADEINRASPRTQSALLEAMAAGRVSVDGTSHPLPDPFLVIATQNGLDQGGTAPLPESQLDRFLMRLSLGFPERAAEQALLTGAGGHPDTIATGLGPADLLALQRQAAGQHCSEALIDYVLDLLARSRVSGMGGMPLSPRAGLGLLAAARAWSLLEGRDHVLPDDVQAVLTPVCEHRLDGGQPRNEPGELSRELRRGVDGLR; encoded by the coding sequence TTGACGCGCTCCCCCCTCCAACCGGTGATCGCGGCGATCGGGGGTGTGCTGCTGGGCAAGGAGCGGGCGGTGAAGCTGGCGCTGGCCTGCCTGCTCGCCCGCGGCCATCTGCTGATCGAGGACCTGCCGGGGGTGGGCAAGAGCACGCTGGCGGAGGCGCTGGCCCGCAGCTTCGGTCTGGGCTTCAAGCGGGTGAGCTTCACCAGCGATCTGCTGCCGGCCGACCTCACCGGCATCAACGTGTTCGAGCCGGCCAGCGCCGGCTTCCGCTTCCACCCCGGCCCCCTGTTCAGCGAGGTGCTGCTGGCCGATGAGATCAACCGGGCCAGCCCCCGCACCCAGAGCGCCCTGCTGGAGGCGATGGCGGCAGGACGGGTGAGCGTGGACGGCACCAGCCACCCGCTGCCGGATCCGTTCCTGGTGATCGCCACCCAGAACGGTCTGGATCAGGGCGGCACGGCACCGCTGCCGGAATCGCAGCTCGACCGCTTCCTCATGCGCCTGAGCCTGGGGTTTCCGGAGCGGGCGGCGGAGCAGGCGCTGCTCACGGGAGCGGGCGGCCATCCCGACACGATCGCCACCGGCCTGGGACCGGCGGATCTGCTGGCCCTGCAGCGGCAGGCGGCCGGCCAGCACTGCAGCGAAGCCCTGATCGACTACGTGCTCGATCTGCTGGCCCGCAGCCGCGTCAGCGGGATGGGCGGGATGCCGCTGTCGCCGCGGGCGGGGCTGGGGCTGCTGGCGGCGGCCCGGGCCTGGTCGCTGCTGGAGGGCCGCGACCACGTGCTCCCCGACGACGTGCAGGCGGTGCTGACGCCGGTGTGCGAGCACCGGCTGGACGGGGGCCAGCCCCGCAACGAGCCGGGCGAACTGAGCCGGGAGCTGCGGCGCGGGGTGGATGGACTTCGGTGA